Sequence from the Fulvivirga ligni genome:
TTTAAAGAAGAGCTTAATGTAACCATTTACAGAGATCCACTTCAACTTAAGGTGGGAGCTCAAAAACTTCTCATCGGTCATGGTGACGGCTTAGGTCCTGGAGATCATTTTTACAAAGTGCTCAAGAAGATTTTCCGCAGCAAATTATGCCAATGGCTATTTGCCCGCATCCACCCTAATTTGGGTATAGGAATAGCTAATGCATGGTCTAAAAGAAGCCGAGTGAGCAGTGGTGGCCATGGTACTGAACAGTTTTTAGGTGAAGACAAGGAATTCTTATTCCAGTACTGCAAAACCACTGAAGCAAAGGAACATTATGATTGGTATGTATTCGGTCACAGACACCTTAACCTTGATCTGGAGGTGGCTAAAAACAGCCGATACATCAATCTGGGTGAATGGGTTACTCAGTACACCTATGGTAAGTACGATGGCAATCAATTTGAGCTATTAACCTTTGAAGAGTAGACTGATTATATGGTCACTATTTCTTTTGAGCCTTGCCGTCAAGGCTCAGGATTTTACTTTAATCAAAACGGTTAATATTACTACGCCTGAAGCAGTTTCTATAGATAAGCTGGGCAAGATTTATATTGCAGACAAACAAGGTAATGTGAATCGCTATCTGCCTGATGGCTCATTAGACATCACCTTTTCATCTCAAAAACAAGGACACATTGGCCTTATAGAAGCCTGGAATCCTTTAAAAACCTTTGTCTTTTATGATGATTTGCAGGAATACGCCTTCCTGAACAGGTTCCTTACCGCCTCAGAGAGCTTTCCGCTATACGATCTTTCTGACTTTAATAGCTTAGCGACCATAAGCTATGACAATAATCTTTGGATCATAGACATGGTTGATTACAGCCTAAAAAAATACGACCTCAACTACGGGCAATTCACCATTACCACCAATTTTGATCTATTGCTCAATCCAGATGATTATGACATTACTTTCATCAAAGAGTACCAGAACCTGGTCTTCATGAGTGACTATAATTCAGGTATTTACATCTTCGATAATCTGGGCAACTACCTGCGCCAAATACCAACAAGGGAAGTTGAGTATTTTAACTTTCAAGACAATTCCATCTATTACCTCAGTGGCGATAGTTTGGTGTCCACAGATATTTATAGTTTAAAAAGTAAAAACTCAGCTCTACCGTCAAAAGCCAAATTTGCTCTTAGCGCTGAATCCAATCTTTATCTTATTGATGATGAGCAGATAATGATATACAAAAGGCCTTAATTTATATAAAAATACACCTAATTGGGGGATAGAAAATTTCATCAATTTACAGACCTTAGCTTTTAAGTTCTGATTGATTCAAACATTTTTCCTCCTGCTCAATTCTTACGAGATTCGACGGGAGGAAATGTTATTTTAGACACTTTCCATTTTATAAGTTTGGGGCCTACTTGAGATGAACGAAAAAAAATGTGCAAAAAAAAAAAGAAGTGCTCCGGGTCAGAAGCACTTCCAAGGTCAAAAACTCAAAATAAATAGGATAAATTCTTAATTCATCCAATAACAACACTGCTAATATAACAATAAATACTTAAAAATAATTTAATCTCCTCCCCTTTTTTAATTGACGCTGGTGAGCAAACTATAGCCTGTTAATTTCTTATTTGAGTTGTAACTTTCTGATTTTACAACACCTACATCTTTAGCGATATAGTCAACAGCATACATCTCTATAGTCATGATAGACTCTGAAATGATCTTATAGGTCACTTTAAAACAATCAAAGGTTCCTGCTGGTGTGGTTATACTTTCTTTAGATTCCACTTTTCTATCTGTAATTCTTGTAGACATGTTAAACATGTTGCTTTTCATATGAATAGCCCCATCACTAAGTTTCTGCCCTACGCTGAGGTTAGCTGGCCAGTCTAATGACTCCATTTCAAGCTTAACATTCATACTTTCCATGCTTTGTAGCGCTTCAGCCGGAATGAATCTAGTCATATCCATCTCTATGGTACCATCTTTACACTCCATATCCACCTCTTTATCCATGGTTTCCTTATCCTTCTTATCATATACCTGAAAAGCTAAAGTAGCCTTCCACCCGCTGGAATTTTCATTTAATGAAGTGATCTCGTAAGCCTGCTTGCCCGTCTTCTTATCTTTTTGATCATAGGAAGTAATCTCCCATTTCTTTCCTTCTTTAAAATTATAGTACGGATTGCATTGGGAAAAAGCAGCATTAAAACTAAATATTACTAGTGCGAGAATGATTGTGATCTTATTCATATCTACATTTTTAGGTGATTCATTACTTAAATTAATATTTTAAAAGAACATGTAAGTACTCATTATCAGAGAATAATAAATACCATCATGATGATTGTCCGATATCGTTCAGTATATTTACGAAATAGTACAACATGTGCCCTATAAACGGCCTTCCTGATATCGGGAGCCATTTGGCATAATTTTTCTTTATGCATTCATTCAATTAATTGTAAACCTGTGGACAAAGAAATTGGTAAAATTTTAATGATTGATGATGACGAGGATGTGTTATTGGCAGCTAAACTGTTGCTCAAGAAACACGCTCATCAGGTAATCATTGAGAAAAACCCTAAAAAGATCCCTTTCCTGTTAAATAACGACAGTTATGATGTTATTCTGCTGGATATGAACTTCAGCAAAGACATCACCAGTGGTAAAGAGGGGTTTTATTGGCTCAGCCAGATTATAGAAAAAGATCCTTCAGCTGTGGTAATCATGATCACCGCCTTTGGAGATGTGGAAATGGCTGTAAGAGCTTTGAAGGAAGGAGCTACAGACTTTGTGCTGAAACCATGGCAGAATGAAAAACTACTAGCTACTATTTCTACAGCCATCAAGCTTAAAAAATCTTACAAAGAGGTAGATAAACTCAAAAAGGCTAAGAAGCAACTGGAAGAGGATATCAATCAGCCTTTTAAAGACATTATCGGTCACAGCAAAGCAATTCAGGAAGTATTTAACCTGATAGAAAAAGTAGCCAAGACGGATGCTAACGTCTTGATATTGGGTGAAAACGGAACTGGTAAAGAGTTAGTAGCTCGCGCCATTCACCAAAGATCATTACGAAAAGACAATAGCTTTATCAGTGTAGATATGGGTGCCATTACAGAGTCTTTATTTGAAAGTGAGCTATTTGGTCATAAAAAAGGAGCCTTTACTGATGCTAAAGATGATCGTGCCGGTAGATTTGAAATAGCGAATAGCGGCACCTTGTTTTTAGATGAAATTGGTAATCTCAGTATGCCTTTACAGTCTAAGCTACTTACCGTTTTACAGGGCAGGCAGGTTACTAGAATAGGAACGAACAACCCTATCAATATAGATATCAGACTAATCTGTGCCACCAACATGCCGGTAGAAGAAATGGTGCATGATAATACTTTCAGGCAAGATCTTTTGTATAGGATTAATACCGTTGAGATTAAACTACCGCCACTAAGACAGCGCCTGGAGGATATACCTCTTTTGGCTAAACACTTTTTAGGAAGCTATGCCAAGAAATACAGAAAAGAGGTAAATAAGATTAATGAAGATGCTATTTATAAGCTTCAAAAATATAACTGGCCAGGTAATATCAGAGAGCTGCAGCATGCCATGGAAAGAGCCATTATTATGAGTGATAATAATGAACTTGGTGCTGAAGATTTCTTCTTTTTAAACAATGATCGATCATCTGCTACTGACAGCTCTGCTTCTGTTTCAGCCGATAATCTCAATCTGGATGAAATAGAGAAATCAGCCATCGAAAAGGCCATAAGCATTCATGGTGGCAACATCTCTAAAGCCGCCAAGGAGCTGGGACTAACCCGAGCTTCATTATACAGACGCTTAGAAAAGCATGGACTTTAGTAATACCAAAAAGGCATCAATATACAGGGTAGGTTTGCTTACCCTGACTATATTTTTCCTATCCTACCTGATTTATAACGATGGCTACTTCATCACTGAAATAGTGGTTTTAGGGCTATTGGCGTTACAGATCATGTCATTACTTAAGTTTCTGGATAAAAACGATCAGGAAATCATCAACTTCCTAAATTCAATTAGGCATGATGATATTTCCTACACCTATAAAACAGATTTTAAAAACGAAGACACCAACAAGCTAAACGCTGAGCTCAACAAAGTATTAAAAGACCTTCGAGAGACACGCAAGCAAAAGGAAGCTGACTATCAATACCTTAAAAATATAGTTCAGCATGTTGGTATAGGACTAATCACATTTAATAAGCCCGGAGAAGTTCACATTATTAACACTGCCGCTAAGAAGCTCTTAAAGATCAATCAGGTAGATAATATCCGGGACTTGGGTCAGGTAAGTGAAATTTTGGTGGATGTATTTCTGAGACTGAGAACCGGAGGCCGTGACCTGATCCGCCTGGAGATAGGCGAAGATGTAGTGCAATTAGCCGTTTATGCTATTGAATTAACGCTTCGTGGCGAAGAGTTTAAGCTGGTATCCATTCAAAACATTCAGAATGAACTAGAAGAAAAGGAAATGGAGGCGTGGCAAAATCTGGTAAGGGTGCTCACCCACGAGATTATGAACAGTGTAACGCCCATCTCCTCATTAGCCAATACAGTAGAAGATGAACTCAACCTTCAATTAACTAATGATCAGGAGATTAACCAGATTTCTAATGATGAAATTGCCGATTTACATTTGGCCATTTCCACTATTAAAAAGCGAAGTCAGGCACTGATCC
This genomic interval carries:
- a CDS encoding UDP-2,3-diacylglucosamine diphosphatase encodes the protein MIKEITDLQGKYIYFASDFHLGVPSKEASLQREKKIVRWLDQVKKDAHSIYLMGDIFDFWFEYRHAIPKGYTRLLGKLAEISDSGIPIIFFTGNHDMWMFDYFKEELNVTIYRDPLQLKVGAQKLLIGHGDGLGPGDHFYKVLKKIFRSKLCQWLFARIHPNLGIGIANAWSKRSRVSSGGHGTEQFLGEDKEFLFQYCKTTEAKEHYDWYVFGHRHLNLDLEVAKNSRYINLGEWVTQYTYGKYDGNQFELLTFEE
- a CDS encoding TapB family protein, with the protein product MNKITIILALVIFSFNAAFSQCNPYYNFKEGKKWEITSYDQKDKKTGKQAYEITSLNENSSGWKATLAFQVYDKKDKETMDKEVDMECKDGTIEMDMTRFIPAEALQSMESMNVKLEMESLDWPANLSVGQKLSDGAIHMKSNMFNMSTRITDRKVESKESITTPAGTFDCFKVTYKIISESIMTIEMYAVDYIAKDVGVVKSESYNSNKKLTGYSLLTSVN
- a CDS encoding sigma-54-dependent transcriptional regulator; this translates as MIDDDEDVLLAAKLLLKKHAHQVIIEKNPKKIPFLLNNDSYDVILLDMNFSKDITSGKEGFYWLSQIIEKDPSAVVIMITAFGDVEMAVRALKEGATDFVLKPWQNEKLLATISTAIKLKKSYKEVDKLKKAKKQLEEDINQPFKDIIGHSKAIQEVFNLIEKVAKTDANVLILGENGTGKELVARAIHQRSLRKDNSFISVDMGAITESLFESELFGHKKGAFTDAKDDRAGRFEIANSGTLFLDEIGNLSMPLQSKLLTVLQGRQVTRIGTNNPINIDIRLICATNMPVEEMVHDNTFRQDLLYRINTVEIKLPPLRQRLEDIPLLAKHFLGSYAKKYRKEVNKINEDAIYKLQKYNWPGNIRELQHAMERAIIMSDNNELGAEDFFFLNNDRSSATDSSASVSADNLNLDEIEKSAIEKAISIHGGNISKAAKELGLTRASLYRRLEKHGL
- a CDS encoding sensor histidine kinase codes for the protein MDFSNTKKASIYRVGLLTLTIFFLSYLIYNDGYFITEIVVLGLLALQIMSLLKFLDKNDQEIINFLNSIRHDDISYTYKTDFKNEDTNKLNAELNKVLKDLRETRKQKEADYQYLKNIVQHVGIGLITFNKPGEVHIINTAAKKLLKINQVDNIRDLGQVSEILVDVFLRLRTGGRDLIRLEIGEDVVQLAVYAIELTLRGEEFKLVSIQNIQNELEEKEMEAWQNLVRVLTHEIMNSVTPISSLANTVEDELNLQLTNDQEINQISNDEIADLHLAISTIKKRSQALIRFVQDFRNLTHIPTPKISEIRVKELMEEMLIFLRKEINDNNVQTTVRIDPPELTINADKDLIEQVLINLIKNAVQAFDEQTNKLVELKAYVDEKSRPVISVKDNGNGIDEEALEKIFIPFFTTKKTGSGIGLSLSRQIMRQHQGNLGVKTKIDEGTEFFLRF